A part of Streptomyces sp. NBC_01210 genomic DNA contains:
- a CDS encoding sigma-70 family RNA polymerase sigma factor: protein MTPALPQHRATADARPSRHTHGADEPVTRLALAARDGAPDAVDRFVRALHRDVWRYVAYLSADPQAADDLTQDTFLRALGSLHRFEGRSSARTWLLSIARRTVVDSLRYTAARPKVSDRDDWQSAAERAQPRDLPGFEDGIALAELLAVLPAERREAFVLTQLLGLPYADAAATIGCPIGTVRSRVARARTSLIELLREAETPAAQGGAERLIPSRPHADRAPTLAAAAA from the coding sequence ATGACCCCTGCCCTGCCCCAACACCGAGCCACCGCCGACGCAAGGCCCTCGCGTCACACACACGGTGCCGACGAACCGGTGACGCGCCTGGCGCTCGCCGCACGCGACGGCGCCCCCGACGCCGTGGACCGCTTCGTCCGCGCCCTGCACCGCGACGTCTGGCGCTATGTGGCCTACCTCAGCGCCGACCCCCAAGCAGCCGACGACCTCACCCAGGACACGTTTCTGCGCGCGCTCGGCAGCCTCCACCGGTTCGAGGGCCGCTCCTCCGCCCGTACCTGGCTGCTCTCCATCGCCCGGCGCACCGTCGTGGACAGCCTCCGCTACACCGCCGCCCGCCCCAAGGTGTCGGACAGGGACGACTGGCAGTCCGCCGCCGAACGGGCACAGCCACGCGACCTGCCCGGCTTCGAGGACGGAATCGCGCTCGCCGAACTCCTGGCGGTCCTCCCGGCCGAACGCCGCGAAGCGTTCGTACTCACCCAACTCCTCGGGCTCCCCTACGCAGATGCCGCCGCGACCATAGGGTGCCCGATCGGCACCGTCCGCTCACGCGTGGCCCGCGCCCGCACCTCACTGATCGAACTGCTCAGGGAAGCCGAGACTCCCGCCGCTCAAGGCGGGGCGGAGCGACTGATCCCGAGCCGTCCGCATGCCGATCGCGCGCCAACTCTCGCCGCTGCGGCGGCCTGA
- a CDS encoding Crp/Fnr family transcriptional regulator, whose product MPERYTEGPGSADRWPHGTFLAELAGSPEAAKTLLSLGTPRSYEPGEILLAEGLHETFVLLLLSGVTKVTAVTENGDIALLAVRLGGDLVGEFAAFDNRPRSATVTAASAVTARRIGQQDFLGCLDRCPAAALAVSRMLVRKNRWSVRRRGDFSGCPVATRVARVLVDLVEDYGQPSRGHVLIGPRLTQVEIAGLVGAKERRVHHVLGALAEQGVIRVGYSRVTVLSPAGLRRAARLTEPDS is encoded by the coding sequence ATGCCGGAGAGGTACACGGAAGGCCCGGGCTCCGCAGACCGGTGGCCCCACGGCACCTTCCTGGCCGAGCTGGCCGGCTCCCCGGAGGCCGCGAAGACTCTGCTCTCGCTGGGGACTCCACGCTCGTACGAACCGGGCGAGATCCTGTTGGCCGAGGGGCTGCACGAGACCTTCGTCCTCCTGCTGCTGAGCGGTGTCACCAAGGTCACGGCGGTCACGGAGAACGGCGACATCGCACTGCTGGCCGTCCGGCTCGGCGGGGATCTGGTGGGTGAGTTCGCAGCCTTCGACAACCGGCCCAGATCTGCCACGGTCACCGCCGCAAGCGCGGTGACCGCCCGGCGCATCGGGCAACAGGACTTCCTCGGCTGCCTCGACCGCTGTCCCGCCGCCGCACTGGCGGTCAGCCGGATGCTGGTGCGCAAGAACCGGTGGTCGGTGCGGCGACGGGGCGACTTCAGCGGCTGTCCGGTGGCGACCCGGGTCGCCCGGGTGCTCGTCGACCTGGTCGAGGACTACGGGCAGCCCTCGCGCGGCCACGTCCTGATCGGGCCGCGGCTCACCCAGGTGGAGATCGCCGGACTGGTCGGCGCCAAGGAACGCCGCGTGCACCACGTGCTCGGGGCGCTGGCCGAGCAAGGAGTCATCCGGGTCGGCTACAGCCGGGTGACCGTCCTCTCCCCGGCCGGACTGCGCCGCGCCGCCCGTCTGACGGAGCCGGACAGCTGA